The bacterium genome window below encodes:
- a CDS encoding UDP-N-acetylmuramate dehydrogenase — protein sequence MGSLAGLLKGRGWEVTGSDEGVYPPMSTALEGWGIPVQIGFSPAHVRTRRPDLVVIGNAVRPDNVEACAAMDDGLPVLSFSDALYEHAIRGRHSVVVTGTHGKTTTTSLIATLLHELGRDPSMLVGGITANFDGSFREGDGPDFVVEGDEYDTVFFDKTPKFLHYHPKTLIITSIEFDHADIYRDLAHIQEQFRILVSRMPVDGTIIAAAEAKTIDEVLTDAPCPVVRYGVDEGHGSAGDLVAVNLETDERGCFFDLRDARRSGDIVARSRLGLVGGHNVANALAGLLAVEATGASLVEAAGVLERYRGVKRRQEIRGEAGGVLVIDDFAHHPTAVRATVEALAARYAGRRIVAVFEPRSNTSRRALFQDEYAQAFAGAGHVVVAKVDDAPIYSATGDVKERLSADRLADDLVARGVSAQACEDVDAIVDHLAGELAPGDVVVTLSNGSFDGIWDKLLARLDR from the coding sequence ATGGGCTCCCTGGCCGGCCTCTTGAAAGGCCGGGGCTGGGAGGTGACGGGCTCCGACGAGGGCGTCTATCCGCCCATGAGCACAGCCCTCGAAGGTTGGGGAATCCCCGTGCAGATCGGCTTTTCCCCGGCCCACGTGCGAACGCGACGGCCCGATCTCGTGGTGATCGGAAACGCGGTGCGCCCGGACAACGTTGAAGCCTGCGCGGCGATGGACGACGGATTGCCGGTGCTTTCCTTTTCCGACGCGCTCTACGAACACGCGATCCGCGGGCGGCATTCGGTCGTGGTGACGGGTACCCACGGCAAGACGACGACGACGAGTCTGATCGCAACGCTGCTCCATGAGCTCGGCCGGGATCCTTCGATGTTGGTCGGTGGGATTACGGCCAACTTCGACGGCAGCTTTCGAGAGGGCGACGGGCCGGATTTCGTGGTCGAAGGTGACGAATACGACACGGTCTTCTTCGACAAGACTCCCAAGTTTCTCCACTACCACCCGAAGACGCTGATCATCACCTCGATCGAATTCGACCATGCGGATATCTATCGCGATCTGGCGCATATCCAGGAGCAGTTCCGCATTCTCGTTTCGCGCATGCCTGTCGACGGCACGATCATCGCCGCAGCGGAAGCCAAGACGATCGACGAGGTGCTGACCGACGCTCCCTGTCCGGTGGTTCGCTACGGAGTCGACGAGGGTCATGGCTCCGCCGGTGATCTCGTCGCCGTGAATCTGGAGACGGATGAGCGGGGGTGCTTCTTCGACCTCAGAGATGCGCGCCGCAGTGGAGACATCGTCGCGCGTTCCCGTCTCGGGCTGGTCGGAGGGCACAACGTCGCAAATGCCCTGGCTGGGCTCCTGGCGGTAGAAGCCACGGGTGCGTCCCTGGTGGAAGCAGCGGGTGTTCTTGAGCGCTACCGCGGCGTAAAACGCCGCCAGGAAATTCGCGGCGAAGCCGGGGGCGTCCTCGTGATCGACGATTTCGCCCACCATCCGACTGCAGTGCGGGCGACGGTCGAGGCGCTCGCGGCTCGCTATGCCGGCCGCCGCATCGTGGCGGTCTTCGAACCTCGCTCGAATACCAGCCGTCGTGCACTCTTCCAGGACGAGTATGCCCAGGCCTTTGCCGGCGCCGGACACGTCGTGGTCGCGAAGGTCGATGACGCGCCGATCTACAGCGCCACTGGCGACGTCAAGGAACGTCTCTCGGCGGATCGTCTGGCTGACGATCTCGTCGCTCGCGGGGTTTCGGCCCAGGCGTGTGAGGATGTGGATGCCATCGTGGATCACCTGGCGGGTGAGCTCGCTCCGGGGGATGTCGTCGTCACCCTTTCGAATGGCAGCTTCGACGGGATCTGGGACAAGCTGCTGGCTCGCCTAGACCGGTAG
- the thiD gene encoding bifunctional hydroxymethylpyrimidine kinase/phosphomethylpyrimidine kinase: protein MTSRRIACSVAGSDPTGGAGLQLDLQVFRALGVHGAAVPTALTIQDTVKVHRVLPTFPSVVLDQLRVLFGDLPPHALKLGMLASDDVVRNVAWGLEVLPPATPIVIDPILFSSSGTPLLERRAWPMLQELFGRAALVTPNRPEAEALLGCDVGTPKAAEEAARAFIKEFGAEAALVKGGHAEGAPDDVLAHREGDEIRVEWLSGERIETGPVHGTGCALSAAVTAELAMGRGLRDAVVTAHAFVADAIRNSFPAGSGARLLGFPAPA from the coding sequence ATGACCAGCCGGAGGATCGCGTGCTCGGTGGCCGGCTCGGACCCCACAGGGGGTGCCGGGCTCCAGCTCGACCTGCAGGTCTTCCGGGCGCTGGGTGTGCACGGAGCCGCCGTCCCGACGGCCCTTACCATTCAAGACACCGTCAAGGTCCATCGGGTGCTGCCAACCTTCCCGTCGGTCGTCTTGGATCAACTTCGCGTGCTGTTCGGCGATCTTCCGCCCCACGCCTTGAAGCTCGGCATGCTCGCCAGTGATGATGTGGTGCGAAACGTCGCATGGGGGTTGGAGGTGCTGCCCCCGGCCACTCCGATCGTCATCGACCCCATCCTGTTCTCCAGCAGCGGAACGCCGCTCCTGGAGCGACGGGCCTGGCCGATGCTCCAGGAACTGTTCGGGCGCGCCGCTCTCGTCACCCCGAACCGGCCCGAGGCGGAGGCCCTGCTCGGCTGCGACGTCGGCACACCTAAAGCTGCCGAGGAGGCCGCGCGCGCATTCATCAAGGAGTTCGGCGCGGAAGCGGCCCTGGTCAAGGGAGGCCACGCGGAAGGTGCGCCGGATGATGTGCTCGCCCATCGGGAGGGCGACGAGATCCGCGTCGAGTGGCTGTCCGGGGAGCGCATCGAAACGGGGCCGGTCCACGGAACCGGCTGCGCCCTCTCGGCAGCTGTCACCGCAGAACTTGCCATGGGTCGTGGTCTGCGCGACGCCGTCGTCACCGCCCATGCCTTCGTGGCCGACGCAATCCGAAACTCGTTTCCAGCAGGCAGCGGCGCCCGCCTGCTGGGCTTTCCAGCGCCGGCATGA
- a CDS encoding beta-lactamase family protein, whose amino-acid sequence MKHAVIQRKLGKVDRALDKAIDTAVMPGAVVLASMRREGELLEHASVRGLAVARPERIPMARETNFDLASLTKVMATTTVMMGLVKEGSVALDDPVAKHLAHFGERDKEFVTIRHLLTHSSGLKPWRAFHETLLERERKKGDQLIGTPEAKKWVIESICRSALVHEPGTAAVYGDLDMIVLGALIEAVVGKPLEDVCEERVFRPFGMTKTGFAPLAEAEAPDALRRGFAATENCPWRGRILWGEVHDPNASVMGGVAGHAGLFAPADDVLRFGQTLLDVWHGRSDALSRETLEMFATRQNLPENSDWALGWDTPSEGASSSGSHFSRSSIGHLGFTGTSLWIDLEADCVVVMLTNRIHLVAKKSRFALRAEIHDLVREAFSA is encoded by the coding sequence ATGAAGCATGCGGTAATCCAGCGCAAGCTCGGCAAGGTGGATCGGGCGCTGGACAAGGCCATTGATACCGCGGTGATGCCCGGCGCGGTGGTGTTGGCGAGCATGCGTCGGGAAGGAGAACTGCTCGAGCATGCCTCCGTGCGGGGTCTGGCTGTGGCACGCCCCGAGCGCATCCCGATGGCCAGGGAAACGAACTTCGACCTGGCGTCGTTGACCAAGGTGATGGCCACGACGACGGTGATGATGGGCCTCGTGAAGGAGGGAAGTGTCGCGCTCGACGATCCCGTCGCGAAGCACCTCGCCCATTTTGGAGAGCGGGACAAGGAATTCGTGACGATCCGTCACCTGTTGACGCACTCGTCGGGGCTCAAGCCGTGGCGCGCTTTCCATGAGACGTTGCTCGAGCGCGAGCGGAAGAAGGGTGACCAGCTCATCGGCACACCCGAGGCGAAGAAATGGGTGATCGAGAGCATCTGTCGTTCTGCTCTCGTGCATGAGCCCGGAACCGCAGCGGTCTATGGAGACCTCGACATGATCGTGCTCGGCGCGTTGATCGAGGCGGTCGTTGGGAAGCCCCTGGAAGACGTCTGCGAGGAACGCGTGTTTCGTCCCTTCGGCATGACGAAGACCGGTTTCGCCCCTCTGGCCGAGGCGGAGGCGCCCGATGCCTTGCGTCGTGGCTTCGCCGCCACCGAGAACTGCCCGTGGCGTGGCCGCATCCTGTGGGGCGAGGTGCACGACCCGAACGCATCGGTCATGGGTGGCGTGGCCGGGCACGCTGGGCTCTTTGCTCCTGCCGACGACGTATTGCGCTTCGGTCAGACCCTTCTCGATGTGTGGCACGGCCGCAGCGACGCCTTGTCCCGCGAGACGCTCGAGATGTTCGCCACCCGGCAGAACCTCCCTGAGAACTCGGATTGGGCGCTCGGCTGGGATACGCCGAGCGAGGGCGCGTCATCGTCGGGAAGCCACTTCTCGAGGAGCTCGATCGGGCACCTCGGATTCACCGGAACGTCGCTCTGGATCGATCTCGAAGCCGATTGCGTGGTGGTCATGTTGACCAACCGGATCCATCTGGTGGCAAAGAAGAGTCGATTCGCCTTGCGTGCCGAGATCCACGACCTCGTCCGAGAGGCTTTCTCCGCCTAG
- a CDS encoding DNA mismatch repair protein MutS, translated as MSETPQEIYADRKARRSADADRWAALDARLQRVRLGVFAVGVAMAFAVFGADALDFRWLALPTVLFIGLLFWHDRVLGFRARAERATAFFERGIARLEHRFAGNGTSGSEHEPADHAYARDLDLFGEGSLFERMCLARTRGGEEMLASWLLSPAKVEDVIARQEAAIELRDRLDLREDLCLVGDDVRSGLHPETLRRWGEAPPVGFHAAHRVIAVTMAVVTLTTLAAWLLGSLGPAGPVAFAFVGAAQLAFAWRIRRRVQATVKAVDGPTRDLDLLARLLERFEREPASSPHLVRLRQAIETEGLPPSAQISRLHRWVELLDARRNMFFAPLGGLMLWTSQLAMQIESWRIACGTTLGDWIDAVSELEALVSVASTAYENPSHTFPSFSGGSPCFRASELGHPLIPTEDCVTNDLQLDGERQVLIVSGSNMSGKSTLLRSVGVAAVLAQAGAPVCARSLQLSPLAIGASLHVIDSLQEGTSHFYAEIKRVRLVVELAEGELPLLFLLDEIFHGTNSHDRGIGAEAIVKALIERGAIGLVTTHDLALTRVAEAQAPKAANVHFEDHLEDGQIAFDYRMREGVVRKSNAIALMRSVGLPV; from the coding sequence ATGAGCGAAACGCCGCAGGAAATCTACGCAGATCGCAAGGCGAGGCGGAGCGCGGATGCCGATCGTTGGGCAGCCCTCGATGCCCGGCTGCAGAGGGTGCGGCTCGGCGTCTTCGCCGTTGGCGTTGCGATGGCATTCGCTGTCTTCGGCGCGGACGCGCTTGATTTCCGCTGGCTCGCGCTCCCGACCGTTCTCTTCATCGGGCTGCTCTTCTGGCACGATCGGGTGCTGGGATTCCGGGCACGGGCAGAACGTGCGACGGCCTTCTTCGAGCGCGGAATCGCTCGGCTCGAACATCGCTTCGCCGGCAACGGAACGAGTGGTTCCGAGCATGAGCCGGCCGATCACGCCTACGCGCGGGATCTCGATCTCTTCGGCGAAGGATCCCTCTTCGAACGCATGTGTCTGGCGCGTACCCGCGGCGGGGAGGAGATGCTGGCGAGCTGGCTGCTCTCACCGGCGAAGGTCGAAGACGTCATTGCCCGTCAGGAAGCCGCAATCGAGCTTCGGGATCGTCTCGATCTCCGCGAAGATCTCTGTCTCGTCGGCGATGACGTGCGGTCGGGCCTTCACCCGGAAACCCTGCGGCGCTGGGGCGAGGCACCGCCGGTCGGCTTCCATGCCGCTCATCGGGTCATCGCCGTGACGATGGCCGTGGTCACGCTCACGACGCTGGCCGCCTGGCTGCTTGGCTCCCTGGGGCCTGCCGGCCCCGTGGCCTTTGCCTTCGTGGGTGCCGCCCAGCTCGCCTTTGCGTGGCGGATTCGAAGACGCGTCCAGGCCACAGTGAAGGCGGTCGACGGGCCGACACGAGATCTCGACCTGCTGGCTCGCCTGCTCGAACGCTTCGAGCGAGAGCCGGCCAGCTCACCGCATCTGGTTCGCCTGCGCCAGGCGATCGAAACGGAGGGTCTGCCCCCATCCGCACAAATCTCACGGTTGCACCGTTGGGTCGAGTTGCTCGACGCGAGGCGCAACATGTTCTTCGCGCCCCTGGGCGGGCTGATGCTCTGGACCAGCCAGCTCGCCATGCAGATCGAGAGCTGGCGGATCGCCTGCGGCACGACCCTCGGCGACTGGATCGACGCGGTCTCCGAGCTCGAGGCATTGGTTTCCGTCGCCAGCACGGCCTACGAAAACCCGAGCCATACGTTTCCGTCGTTCTCCGGGGGTTCGCCCTGCTTCCGGGCCAGCGAGCTCGGCCACCCCCTCATCCCCACGGAAGATTGCGTCACGAACGATCTCCAGCTCGATGGCGAACGCCAGGTATTGATCGTCTCCGGCTCCAACATGTCCGGCAAGAGCACCCTGCTTCGCAGCGTCGGTGTCGCCGCAGTTCTCGCCCAGGCCGGAGCTCCCGTCTGCGCTCGTTCACTGCAGCTTTCGCCTCTCGCGATCGGCGCTTCGCTGCACGTGATCGATTCCCTACAGGAAGGAACCTCCCACTTCTACGCCGAGATCAAACGCGTGCGCCTCGTCGTCGAGCTGGCCGAGGGCGAACTTCCCCTGCTCTTCCTGCTCGACGAGATCTTCCACGGGACCAATTCCCACGATCGAGGCATCGGCGCCGAAGCCATCGTCAAGGCCCTGATCGAACGGGGCGCAATCGGCCTCGTCACGACCCATGATCTCGCACTCACCCGCGTCGCAGAGGCCCAGGCGCCGAAGGCCGCCAACGTCCACTTCGAAGACCATCTCGAAGACGGCCAGATTGCATTCGACTACCGCATGCGGGAAGGCGTCGTCAGGAAGAGCAACGCCATCGCGCTGATGCGCAGCGTGGGGCTACCGGTCTAG
- a CDS encoding MoaD/ThiS family protein: MKLTFYAMLRPIVGAKTLDIELPPDATIQTLIESLAARWPALREHLLTEDGGLSRRVNIFVAGRNVRWLGGAATRIDGEKEIDFFPPVAGG, translated from the coding sequence ATGAAGCTCACGTTCTACGCCATGCTTCGCCCGATCGTTGGAGCGAAGACATTGGACATAGAATTGCCCCCCGACGCGACGATCCAGACCTTGATCGAGAGCCTGGCCGCGCGCTGGCCGGCGCTTCGGGAACATCTGCTCACCGAGGACGGCGGCCTCTCCCGGCGGGTCAACATCTTCGTGGCGGGCAGGAACGTGCGCTGGCTGGGTGGCGCTGCCACCAGGATCGATGGCGAGAAAGAAATCGACTTCTTTCCTCCGGTCGCCGGCGGCTGA
- a CDS encoding aldehyde ferredoxin oxidoreductase family protein, translating to MELCTFGRDIAHIDLAARTWEMRPAPEDWVRSYVGARGLGVRYVLEAGPEVEALSPDNLLCFMNGPLTGSETSMSGRWACVTKSPLTGTVTDSHQGGWSGARLHWAGFDGLVFEGRADAPVYAFIEDGQLELRDASDLWGKNIHETIRILQERYGEKDLSVTAIGPAGENLVRFAAWLNEDDRAFGRGGTGAVGGAKNLKAIVVRAGKKKSTVDDADAWKAIRSRALDTIRDEGNITSPRKGGLSVYGTNVLMNGTNTIGALGTRNSQLTAFGDRAEKISGEFVEQNILVGNPTCHACPVACKKEVEIKEGPWKGLRMESVEYEPAWSLGANCDNDDVAAIAKLIDQCNDLGMDPIELGNAYSMWMEATEKGWVAEGQGLAWGDTQAMVALTEDVGARRGLGKALGEGPAMAAAEIGHPEISMTVKGQALPAYDPRGLKGMGLGYATSNRGACHLRAYVAAAELGVVPIEADPLEWKGKGELVKVFQDLHAFSDSLDLCKFSAFAEDAEVYAAQYATAMGIQFSADDVMRTGERIYNMERHYNNLAGVEADMLPARYTEEASTLGGSKGHVSELSDMLVEYYAARGWEEGVVSKEKLEELEVR from the coding sequence ATGGAGCTCTGCACCTTCGGTCGAGATATTGCCCACATCGATCTTGCCGCCAGGACATGGGAGATGCGACCGGCGCCCGAGGATTGGGTGCGCAGCTATGTAGGCGCACGCGGCCTCGGCGTCCGCTACGTGCTCGAAGCGGGCCCGGAGGTCGAGGCTCTCTCCCCGGACAACCTGCTCTGCTTCATGAATGGCCCCCTGACCGGCAGCGAAACGAGCATGAGTGGCCGCTGGGCTTGTGTCACGAAATCGCCGCTCACCGGAACCGTGACCGATAGCCACCAGGGTGGATGGAGCGGGGCGCGTCTGCATTGGGCTGGTTTCGATGGCCTCGTCTTCGAAGGGCGCGCCGACGCCCCCGTATACGCTTTCATCGAGGATGGTCAGCTCGAGCTGCGCGACGCGTCCGATCTCTGGGGCAAGAACATCCATGAGACCATTCGAATCCTCCAGGAGCGCTACGGCGAGAAGGATCTCTCTGTCACCGCGATCGGCCCCGCTGGCGAGAACCTCGTGCGGTTCGCGGCCTGGCTGAACGAAGATGACCGTGCGTTCGGGCGCGGAGGCACGGGCGCGGTGGGAGGTGCGAAGAACCTCAAGGCCATCGTGGTCCGGGCGGGGAAGAAGAAGAGCACGGTCGACGACGCGGATGCCTGGAAGGCCATACGCAGCCGGGCACTGGATACGATTCGCGACGAGGGCAACATCACCAGCCCGCGCAAGGGCGGGCTCTCCGTGTACGGCACCAACGTGCTGATGAATGGCACGAATACGATCGGCGCGCTGGGCACGCGCAACAGCCAGCTCACTGCGTTCGGCGACCGTGCAGAGAAGATCAGCGGCGAATTCGTCGAGCAGAACATTCTCGTCGGAAATCCGACCTGCCATGCGTGTCCGGTGGCGTGCAAGAAAGAAGTCGAAATCAAAGAGGGCCCGTGGAAGGGGCTGCGCATGGAGAGTGTCGAGTACGAGCCGGCCTGGAGCCTCGGCGCCAACTGCGACAACGACGATGTGGCGGCCATCGCGAAGCTGATCGACCAGTGCAACGACCTGGGCATGGATCCCATCGAACTCGGCAACGCCTATTCCATGTGGATGGAGGCAACCGAGAAGGGTTGGGTCGCCGAGGGCCAGGGGCTGGCCTGGGGAGATACCCAGGCGATGGTGGCGTTGACCGAAGATGTCGGTGCTCGTCGAGGTCTGGGCAAGGCATTGGGCGAAGGGCCGGCGATGGCCGCAGCCGAGATCGGCCATCCGGAGATCTCCATGACGGTGAAGGGTCAGGCCTTGCCGGCGTACGATCCGCGAGGCCTGAAGGGCATGGGCCTCGGCTACGCCACGAGCAACCGAGGCGCTTGCCATTTGCGCGCCTATGTCGCAGCCGCCGAGCTCGGGGTGGTGCCGATCGAAGCCGATCCGCTCGAATGGAAAGGCAAGGGCGAGCTGGTCAAGGTCTTCCAGGATCTCCACGCGTTTTCGGATAGCCTCGATCTCTGCAAATTCAGCGCCTTCGCAGAGGACGCAGAGGTGTATGCCGCCCAATACGCGACCGCGATGGGCATCCAGTTCAGTGCGGATGACGTCATGCGCACGGGCGAACGCATCTACAACATGGAACGCCACTACAACAACCTGGCCGGCGTCGAAGCCGATATGCTGCCCGCGCGTTATACCGAAGAAGCCTCGACCCTGGGGGGTTCCAAGGGACATGTCTCCGAGCTCAGCGACATGCTGGTCGAATACTACGCCGCGCGGGGATGGGAAGAGGGCGTGGTGTCCAAGGAGAAGCTCGAGGAGCTGGAAGTTCGTTAG
- a CDS encoding alpha-ketoglutarate-dependent dioxygenase AlkB, with protein MAVRASRNLGEAIEYLNANGACVEYDARFLVPGVARALMPRLLEELEFDSAEASMMRQPFTGRMVRIPRQQAGYGDPGTAYAFSGGEVVARPWSPALAELRALLYERTGFESNYVLVNHYRDGSDCIGWHADDERDLGEAPRILSLSLGACRDFQFRRRGEAAREFETITIPLASGSLLSMRHPTNANWKHQLPRRGGKRPARVGGRLSLTWRRLCR; from the coding sequence GTGGCAGTCCGTGCTTCCCGCAATCTCGGCGAGGCGATCGAATATCTGAACGCCAACGGTGCCTGCGTCGAGTACGATGCGCGCTTTCTCGTGCCGGGGGTCGCCCGAGCCCTGATGCCGCGTCTATTGGAGGAGCTCGAATTCGACTCGGCGGAAGCCTCGATGATGCGACAGCCCTTCACCGGGCGGATGGTGCGGATACCTCGCCAGCAAGCCGGTTACGGAGATCCCGGCACCGCCTACGCATTTTCGGGTGGTGAGGTTGTGGCGCGCCCATGGTCTCCAGCCCTCGCTGAGCTTCGCGCACTCCTTTACGAGCGCACTGGTTTCGAGAGCAACTACGTCCTGGTGAATCACTATCGGGACGGCAGCGATTGCATTGGCTGGCATGCCGACGATGAGCGCGATCTCGGCGAAGCGCCGCGAATCCTCTCGCTCTCCCTCGGTGCCTGTCGGGATTTCCAGTTCCGCAGACGAGGTGAGGCCGCCCGCGAATTCGAGACGATCACGATTCCTCTCGCCTCCGGAAGCCTGCTGAGCATGCGGCACCCGACCAACGCAAACTGGAAGCATCAGCTGCCTCGGCGCGGTGGAAAGCGGCCGGCCCGCGTGGGCGGGCGCTTGAGCCTTACGTGGCGCCGGCTCTGCCGGTAG
- a CDS encoding LD-carboxypeptidase codes for MPRFRKPRAVVPGDTIGIAAPAFPADSDALAAGLAALRGAGFRIRIRRDPTRARGYLAGTDAARAKELMGFVEDPRIDAILCVRGGYGCQRMVSGLDAARVRQAGKPLIGFSDVTTLLLWQRKLAGLAGFHGLMFNARRGPSPAEVASLVSALAGEKQAPFLGEGRRRGLAKGRLVGGSLTLLAASLGTPWEVDTRGAILLFEEIGERPYALDRLLTQLEAAGKLAGVQGIGVGHLVGCDDKKRVQPEAEEVLMELLAPLGVPLVFGLPFGHQSPNLTWPVGVRAELDGRRGTLTLLESGVQRG; via the coding sequence GTGCCGCGTTTCCGAAAGCCGCGCGCGGTGGTTCCGGGGGATACGATCGGTATCGCCGCTCCGGCGTTTCCGGCCGATTCCGATGCGCTCGCTGCCGGGTTGGCCGCACTCCGGGGAGCCGGCTTCCGCATCCGCATCCGCCGGGATCCCACCCGCGCTCGCGGCTATCTGGCGGGCACCGATGCCGCCCGGGCGAAGGAACTGATGGGCTTCGTCGAGGATCCGCGGATCGATGCCATTCTGTGTGTCCGCGGAGGCTACGGCTGCCAGCGAATGGTCAGCGGGCTGGATGCCGCTCGGGTCCGTCAGGCAGGCAAGCCGTTGATCGGCTTCAGTGACGTCACGACGTTGCTGCTCTGGCAGCGCAAATTGGCCGGCCTGGCCGGCTTCCACGGCCTCATGTTCAACGCGCGCCGCGGCCCGTCGCCGGCGGAAGTGGCTTCCCTCGTGTCGGCCCTGGCTGGCGAGAAGCAGGCGCCGTTCCTGGGGGAGGGCCGACGCCGCGGGTTGGCAAAGGGCAGGCTGGTGGGTGGCTCGCTGACTCTCCTGGCGGCCAGCCTGGGAACGCCCTGGGAGGTCGATACCCGCGGCGCCATCCTGTTGTTCGAAGAGATCGGTGAGCGGCCCTACGCCCTGGACCGGCTTCTCACCCAGCTCGAGGCGGCGGGCAAGCTCGCTGGGGTTCAGGGCATCGGCGTTGGTCACCTGGTTGGATGTGACGACAAGAAGCGCGTCCAGCCGGAGGCCGAGGAGGTCTTGATGGAGCTGCTCGCTCCCCTCGGTGTGCCCCTCGTCTTCGGCTTGCCATTCGGGCACCAGAGCCCCAACCTCACCTGGCCTGTGGGGGTACGCGCCGAGCTCGACGGCCGGCGCGGGACGTTGACGCTGCTTGAGAGTGGAGTTCAGAGGGGGTGA